The Candidatus Tanganyikabacteria bacterium genome has a segment encoding these proteins:
- a CDS encoding LysM peptidoglycan-binding domain-containing protein, with protein sequence MGSGARWADLYRANRGRVGADPRLIRPGMRLVLAPAEGRVAQTSARYRVRPGDSLWSIAERHLGRGEKWEALYARNRGSIGADPRLIRPGTVLVLGDAPAVAAAPRKAVKPAKPVARAPVAKPAKPVARAPVAKP encoded by the coding sequence ATGGGCTCCGGGGCGCGCTGGGCCGATCTCTACCGGGCAAATCGCGGCCGCGTCGGGGCCGACCCGCGCCTGATCCGGCCGGGAATGCGGCTGGTCCTGGCGCCTGCCGAGGGCCGCGTCGCGCAGACCTCGGCGCGCTACCGCGTGCGGCCCGGGGATTCGCTGTGGTCCATCGCCGAGCGCCACCTCGGGCGGGGCGAGAAGTGGGAAGCGCTGTACGCCCGAAATCGCGGCAGCATCGGCGCCGACCCACGCCTCATACGGCCCGGCACCGTGCTGGTGCTGGGCGATGCGCCGGCCGTCGCGGCGGCGCCGCGCAAGGCGGTCAAGCCCGCGAAGCCGGTGGCCAGGGCGCCGGTGGCCAAGCCCGCGAAGCCGGTGGCCAGGGCGCCGGTGGCCAAGCCC